A section of the Enterococcus montenegrensis genome encodes:
- a CDS encoding phosphoketolase family protein encodes MTVDYDSKAYLAKVDAWWRTANYISVAQIYLKDNPLLKDELTKKDVKVHPIGHWGTIAGQNFIYAHLNRVINKYDLNMFYIEGPGHGGQVMVSNSYIDGSYSEIYPEVTQDEAGLKRLCKIFSFPGGIASHAAPETPGSIHEGGELGYSLSHATGAILDNPEVIAATVVGDGEAETGPLATSWFSNVFINPVNDGAVLPILHLNGAKISNPTILSRKTDEDLQKYFEGMGWAPIFISGDDPETLHPQMAKVMDNAIEKIKEIQTKARQGKAEQAVMPHWPMIICRTPKGWTGPKEWDGEAIEGSFRAHQVPIPVDGNHMDHSKALVTWLKSYRPEELFDENGTIKAEIRKIAPKGKKRMSANPITNGGLDPQPLKITDWHKYAIDTTTPGAITAQDMIEFGKFARDLIVANPHNFRIFGPDETKSNRLNEIFDVTNRQWLEPEKPKYDEWLAPVGRVIDSQLSEHQSEGFLEGYVLTGRHGFFASYEAFLRVVDSMITQHFKWMRKAHEQSWRKQYPSLNLISSSTAFQQDHNGYTHQDPGILTHLAEKKPEFIREYLPADTNTLMAVMAETLASSEKINLIVSSKHPRPQFYSVEEAEILVKDGLKIIEWASTDGDESPDVVIAAAGTEPNLEALAAITILHKEFPDLKIRFINVVDLLKLRHPAVDKRGLTTEEFNSYFTKDKPIVFCFHGYEGLIRDIFFDRENRNLHIHGYRENGDITTPFDMRVFSEMDRFHVAQDAARAVYGSKSAEFVQKMTDTLNYHHDYIRANGVDIPEVENWRWEEL; translated from the coding sequence ATGACAGTAGATTATGATTCAAAAGCTTATTTAGCAAAAGTTGATGCATGGTGGCGTACGGCAAATTATATTTCAGTTGCACAAATATATTTAAAGGACAATCCGTTACTTAAAGATGAACTGACCAAAAAAGATGTTAAAGTTCACCCCATCGGTCATTGGGGAACAATTGCAGGTCAAAATTTTATTTACGCCCATTTAAATCGAGTAATCAATAAGTATGATTTGAATATGTTCTACATTGAAGGTCCTGGTCATGGCGGTCAGGTAATGGTTTCAAATTCTTATATTGATGGAAGTTATTCAGAAATTTATCCAGAAGTTACGCAGGATGAAGCTGGTTTAAAAAGACTGTGCAAGATTTTCTCATTTCCAGGCGGGATTGCTTCTCATGCAGCACCAGAAACGCCAGGTTCTATTCATGAAGGTGGCGAGTTAGGTTATTCGTTGTCCCATGCAACAGGCGCTATTTTAGATAATCCAGAAGTTATTGCCGCTACCGTCGTGGGAGACGGAGAGGCAGAAACAGGGCCGCTAGCAACATCGTGGTTTTCAAATGTCTTTATTAATCCAGTTAATGATGGGGCTGTCTTACCAATTTTACATCTAAATGGGGCTAAAATTTCTAATCCGACAATTTTGTCGCGAAAAACAGATGAAGACTTACAAAAATATTTTGAAGGAATGGGTTGGGCGCCTATTTTTATCAGTGGCGATGATCCTGAAACTCTACATCCACAAATGGCTAAAGTCATGGATAACGCCATCGAAAAAATTAAAGAGATCCAAACAAAGGCGCGTCAAGGTAAAGCTGAACAAGCGGTCATGCCACATTGGCCTATGATTATCTGTCGCACACCAAAAGGCTGGACCGGGCCAAAAGAATGGGATGGTGAGGCAATCGAAGGCAGTTTTCGGGCGCACCAAGTTCCTATCCCAGTTGATGGTAATCATATGGATCATAGTAAGGCACTGGTTACATGGTTAAAATCATATCGCCCAGAAGAATTGTTTGATGAAAATGGAACAATTAAAGCTGAAATTCGTAAAATAGCTCCCAAAGGAAAAAAACGAATGTCAGCCAATCCAATTACAAACGGTGGTCTTGATCCGCAACCATTAAAAATAACAGATTGGCATAAGTATGCTATTGATACGACAACCCCTGGTGCAATAACCGCCCAAGATATGATTGAATTTGGTAAATTTGCGCGGGATTTAATCGTAGCTAACCCGCATAATTTTAGAATTTTTGGTCCAGATGAAACAAAATCGAATCGCTTAAATGAAATATTTGATGTCACAAATCGCCAATGGTTGGAACCAGAAAAGCCTAAATATGACGAATGGTTAGCACCAGTTGGACGAGTAATTGACTCGCAATTGTCAGAACATCAAAGTGAAGGATTCTTAGAAGGGTATGTATTAACAGGAAGACATGGATTTTTTGCCTCCTATGAAGCTTTCTTGCGTGTGGTGGACTCTATGATTACCCAACATTTCAAATGGATGCGTAAAGCCCATGAACAATCTTGGCGAAAACAATATCCTTCTTTGAATTTGATTTCTAGTTCGACTGCCTTTCAACAAGATCACAATGGCTATACCCACCAAGATCCGGGAATTTTAACGCATTTAGCTGAGAAAAAACCGGAATTTATTCGGGAATATTTACCAGCTGATACCAATACCTTAATGGCAGTAATGGCAGAAACACTCGCCTCGTCAGAAAAAATCAATTTAATCGTGTCTTCTAAACATCCCCGTCCGCAATTTTATTCGGTGGAAGAAGCAGAAATATTGGTGAAAGATGGCTTGAAGATTATTGAATGGGCCTCAACAGATGGAGATGAAAGTCCCGATGTTGTCATTGCCGCAGCAGGGACTGAACCAAACTTGGAAGCTTTAGCAGCGATAACGATTTTGCACAAAGAATTTCCCGACTTGAAGATTCGCTTTATCAATGTTGTTGACTTGTTGAAATTACGTCATCCAGCTGTTGATAAGCGGGGCTTAACGACAGAAGAATTCAACAGTTATTTTACCAAAGATAAGCCAATCGTATTTTGCTTCCACGGTTATGAAGGTTTGATTCGCGATATCTTCTTTGATCGTGAAAATCGTAATCTTCACATCCACGGCTATCGGGAAAATGGCGATATTACAACGCCCTTTGATATGCGTGTATTCTCTGAAATGGATCGTTTCCATGTTGCACAAGATGCTGCACGAGCAGTTTATGGTTCTAAAAGCGCTGAATTTGTCCAAAAAATGACAGATACACTGAATTATCACCACGACTATATTCGTGCTAATGGCGTAGATATTCCAGAAGTTGAAAACTGGCGCTGGGAAGAATTGTAG
- a CDS encoding NAD(P)H-hydrate dehydratase: METLTEEILTTVIKKRPAISHKGTFGRAVLIGGNAQYGGAIIMSAESCLKSGAGLVTVITAKENHAPLHARLPEVMVLDWNEPKALRTIIESADVLLIGPGLGLEEHSLALLKFVLSRQEKQWLVIDGSAISLFAHEKLTLPHPDKTVFTPHQMEWQRLSGIAIADQNEITNHTYQKKLAATIVVKSHRTEIYTNKKNYRCPLGNPAMATGGTGDTLAGIITSFLAQFAAKDAAVCAAVYLHSYIGDLLSAKNYVVLPTTISAAIPRYMHHFSN, encoded by the coding sequence ATGGAGACTTTAACTGAAGAAATTTTAACGACCGTTATAAAAAAGCGACCTGCAATTTCCCATAAAGGAACTTTTGGTCGTGCAGTTTTAATTGGCGGCAATGCCCAGTACGGTGGCGCCATAATCATGAGTGCAGAAAGTTGTCTTAAAAGTGGAGCAGGTCTGGTAACAGTCATTACCGCAAAAGAAAATCACGCTCCTCTTCACGCCCGCTTACCTGAAGTCATGGTACTTGATTGGAACGAACCAAAAGCTCTGCGTACAATTATTGAAAGTGCTGATGTTCTCTTAATTGGCCCTGGTCTCGGATTAGAAGAACATAGTCTCGCTTTATTAAAATTTGTCTTGAGCCGACAAGAAAAACAGTGGCTAGTCATTGATGGATCGGCTATCAGTTTATTCGCCCATGAAAAATTAACGCTGCCTCACCCTGACAAGACTGTTTTCACCCCTCATCAAATGGAGTGGCAACGTCTAAGCGGGATTGCTATTGCAGATCAAAATGAAATAACCAATCACACCTATCAAAAAAAATTAGCTGCCACAATTGTTGTCAAAAGCCACCGTACAGAAATTTATACAAACAAAAAGAATTATCGGTGTCCTTTAGGTAATCCCGCCATGGCTACCGGTGGTACCGGTGACACATTAGCTGGCATTATTACAAGTTTTCTAGCACAATTTGCAGCAAAAGACGCTGCTGTTTGCGCCGCTGTTTATCTTCATAGCTACATTGGTGATTTGCTTTCTGCCAAAAATTACGTCGTTTTACCGACAACTATCAGTGCTGCTATCCCTCGGTACATGCACCATTTCAGTAATTAA